The following proteins are encoded in a genomic region of Spirochaetota bacterium:
- a CDS encoding nitroreductase family protein, with the protein MEYNELLMKRRSVRAYLDKPVPTELLKEIIKESTCAPSSGNNQPWRFVIVNNTAKMKRISDESKKNLLSRIEADPAIYIKRYEQALRNEDYNVFYNAPSLIILAGPRDYRNLKVDCALCAAYLMNAAAAHGLGTCWVNLGSDIRDANLLGELGITPDLAIVAPIIVGYPQGIPPMPKREEPVFLGIIES; encoded by the coding sequence ATGGAATATAACGAGTTGCTGATGAAGAGACGGTCGGTTCGGGCATACCTGGATAAGCCGGTTCCCACTGAGCTGTTGAAGGAAATCATAAAAGAGAGCACCTGCGCGCCCAGTTCGGGCAACAACCAGCCGTGGAGGTTCGTTATTGTGAACAATACGGCGAAGATGAAGCGTATCTCCGATGAAAGCAAGAAGAACCTGCTTTCGAGGATCGAGGCGGATCCGGCGATCTATATCAAGAGGTATGAACAAGCCCTGAGGAATGAGGATTACAACGTGTTTTATAACGCGCCCTCCCTCATCATCCTGGCTGGCCCGAGGGATTACCGGAATCTCAAGGTGGACTGCGCCCTCTGCGCGGCCTATCTCATGAACGCAGCCGCGGCCCACGGATTGGGTACCTGCTGGGTAAACCTCGGGTCGGATATAAGGGACGCAAACCTTCTCGGGGAGCTCGGAATAACGCCGGACCTGGCGATCGTGGCGCCCATCATCGTAGGGTATCCCCAGGGCATTCCTCCCATGCCCAAGAGGGAGGAGCCCGTCTTTTTAGGGATAATCGAGAGCTAA